The Kordia sp. SMS9 DNA window TTCCTAAATCTCCAAAAGATATGCCAGATAACTAATGTTGTTTTAATTTATTTTTTTGACTGAATTTGATACAATTTCCAGCCTTCCGAATGTGTTTCTAGCACCTTCAGTTGATAATTTTGTGAGATGAATTCCCAGTTCAACATTGGATTTTTATCGTTCCATTGTGTTTGATAACGCGCAGGATCAAACAAAATTAAGTCGTTCCTTTGAAAATTTTCATAACGTTCTAAAAACATATTTTTAAAGTCAAAATTCAACCCGCGACCTTTCATTGCCAAATCTACATCAAAACTATACAAAGTTTTGCCTTCATACGGTTGAATCATCGTTGCCAATTCTTTTTCAATACGAGTTCGTTCAAAAATCTGCTTGAACGTGATGCTGAAAAAGAATATTTGCAAGGCTACAAAAAAGATTCCGATGGAAATAAAGAGTTGTCTTGTGTACTTAAATTGTATCAATCGTACAAAAGCGGGAAATAACAAAATTAAAATTAACGGAAATACCAAGCCAATAATACGCGGATTTTGAAATGGAATTCCTGCCAAAAACAAAATGTACAATCCGCTACAAATCAATAGTATTTTTTGATGAAATACTAAGAGCAATTTGTAATTTCTGATCGCAATCACACTTAAAATACTTCCCAAAAAGATAAATCCAGGATGAAAAAACACATACAAGGTGTAGATCAAATTCGGAAAGGAATAACGCGTGGTGCCATCTCCTGTAGTAAAACTAGATTTGAAAAAATTACGTATCGACCACGTTTGCAAAAACGGATTCGAAGTCGCTTCAAACAATGCGCCCCATTGAAAAATGATAAACGGAATGGAAACTATGAAACTTCCCAAAATTGCCATTAAAAGTTGCACAAACTGTTTTCGTTTCCACACCAAATACAACGCATACACAATCACGGGAAACGTGATAAATAACGAAGCATAACGCGTCATCAACGCACAAGTTGCAAAAATAAAAATAGGAGCGAGGTTGGTGTTTTTTTGATACGATTTAAAGAAAAAATAGAACGCTAATACGACAAAAACTAAAGTCAATGCGTCAGACATTACAATGAGTCCCATCTTCAATACAAACGGACAAAAAGTGGCAAAAATCAGCACATATAAAAAACGATGCTGCGCGTTTGGATATAAAAGTCGAATCGTTTTTAAAATATATACACAAGCAACAGAAAAGCTCAAACAACTGATAAATTGAAGTGCAAATGCGGTACTTCCAAAGAGAAAACCTAAAAAACCGCCCAAAACAGGATACAATACTGGCCAAAAATAATTTCCAGGATGCACGCCGTCCGTCACATATTCTTGAATCGCGTTCGCGTAGCGCAAATACTCATAGGAATCTTGTCCATACAAACCATCAAAACCTGCAATTCTCAAAACAATCATGAAAAGTAGTGGAATGCAAAAAAGCGTCAAGTGTTGGTAAAAAAAAGTTGTTAATTTAGAAGGTTTCAATATAGTTTTTGTTTTGCGTATCTAAATATAGTTGTTAAATTGGCGATCGTAAAAAATTAGGATTATTTTTTGCGCAATTACGCCAAAACCATGATCAACTCCAAAAAAGTTATTATTGTTCTTCCGGCATACAATGCTTCGGAAACCTTGCAAAAAACCTACAGCGAAATTCCATTCGATATTGTAGACGAAGTGGTATTGGTAGACGATCATAGTACAGACGAAACCTTACGTGTTGCCAAAGAGTTAGGTATTGAACACGTAGTGATTCACGATCAAAATAAAGGCTATGGAGCCAATCAGAAAAGTTGCTATAAGAAAGCATTATCGTTAGGAGCCGACATTGTAGTTATGTTGCATCCCGATTATCAATACACGCCAAAGTTAATTCATTCCATGGCGTATTTAATAGCAAATGACGTGTATCCTGTGGTAATGGGATCGCGAATTTTGGGAAAAGGTGCATTGCGCGGTGGCATGCCGATGTATAAATACATTGCGAATCGTTTTCTAACATTATTCCAAAATATTGTGATTAATCAGAAATTATCTGAATACCACACAGGATTCCGTGCTTTTTCCAAAGAAGTGTTGAATTCACTGGCGTTAGCGCATAATTCGGATGATTTTATTTTTGACAACCAAATGCTGTGTCAAATCTTTAATAAAGGCTATGAAATTGCCGAAATTACCTGTCCGACAACTTATTCTAGCGAAAGCTCGTCGATCAATTTTCAACGAAGTGTAACCTATGGTGTAGGTGTGTTGAAAGTGTCTGTTCAATATTTTTTGC harbors:
- a CDS encoding glycosyltransferase family 39 protein; translated protein: MIVLRIAGFDGLYGQDSYEYLRYANAIQEYVTDGVHPGNYFWPVLYPVLGGFLGFLFGSTAFALQFISCLSFSVACVYILKTIRLLYPNAQHRFLYVLIFATFCPFVLKMGLIVMSDALTLVFVVLAFYFFFKSYQKNTNLAPIFIFATCALMTRYASLFITFPVIVYALYLVWKRKQFVQLLMAILGSFIVSIPFIIFQWGALFEATSNPFLQTWSIRNFFKSSFTTGDGTTRYSFPNLIYTLYVFFHPGFIFLGSILSVIAIRNYKLLLVFHQKILLICSGLYILFLAGIPFQNPRIIGLVFPLILILLFPAFVRLIQFKYTRQLFISIGIFFVALQIFFFSITFKQIFERTRIEKELATMIQPYEGKTLYSFDVDLAMKGRGLNFDFKNMFLERYENFQRNDLILFDPARYQTQWNDKNPMLNWEFISQNYQLKVLETHSEGWKLYQIQSKK
- a CDS encoding glycosyltransferase family 2 protein, which encodes MINSKKVIIVLPAYNASETLQKTYSEIPFDIVDEVVLVDDHSTDETLRVAKELGIEHVVIHDQNKGYGANQKSCYKKALSLGADIVVMLHPDYQYTPKLIHSMAYLIANDVYPVVMGSRILGKGALRGGMPMYKYIANRFLTLFQNIVINQKLSEYHTGFRAFSKEVLNSLALAHNSDDFIFDNQMLCQIFNKGYEIAEITCPTTYSSESSSINFQRSVTYGVGVLKVSVQYFLHKNKIKSFQIFK